A stretch of DNA from Pseudonocardia hierapolitana:
GGGAACGGGGGATCCGGCTCGTGTCCTACGCCCGCCCGGGGTACGGCGGATCCACCCCGCAGCCGGGCCGCGCGGTCGGGTCCGCCGGCCCCGACATGGCGCAGGCGGCCGACGTGCTCGGCATCGAGCGGTTCGCCGTGATGGGTTCGTCCAGCGGCGGCTCGCACGCGCTCGCGTGCGCCGCGCTGCTGCCCGACCGCGTGACCGCGGTGGTCGGTTTCGCCGCGATCGCCCCCTTCGACGGCGACGACAGCTGGTTCGACGGCATGGTGGACGACAGCGCACTCCGCGCCGCCACGGCGGGCCGGGACGCCCGCATGCGCCACGCCGAGCAGAGCGAGTTCGACCCCGCCACCTTCACCGACGCCGACTTCGCGGCACTGGCGGGCACGTGGGCGGCGATGGGCGTCGACGCCGGCACCGCCGACCGCGCCGGACCCGACGGGCAGGTGGACGACGACGTCGCACTCGTGAACCCGTGGGGCGCAGACCTGGCCGCGGTGGACGCGGCGGTCCTGCTGGTACAGGGCGAGCAGGACCGGGTGGCGCCCCTGACGCACGCGCTGCAGCTGACGCGCGAGCTTCCGCAGTCGGAGCTGTGGCTGCGCCCTGACGACGGGCACATCTCGGTGCTCGACGCCTGCCCTCAGGCCATGGACTGGCTGCTGCAGGTGACCCGGTGACCCACTGGCTCGCTAGGCCGCGACCGGCTGGCCGTCCCGGTCGAGCCGCAGCGGCAAGTCCCACATCGGGAACAGCGTGTCGACGTCGAGGAACGACGTGTAGCCCGAGATGCGGCCGTCCCTGATCGCGAGCACCTGCAGCGCCCAGGCGTAGTAGCCGTCACCCTCGGGGTTGGGTCGCCACTGCGCGAAGCCCTGCATGCCGTTGGCCGTGATCGGCTGCAGCTTCGAGCCCCGGCACGGTGCGCCCGGGCCGACCCACCACTTCTGGATCTCCTCGACGCCCTGCAGCCAGATGTCGAAGGGCGGCATGTTGAGGATGGCGTCTTCGTGCAGGAGGTGGACCAGCGCCCCGACGTCGTAGCGCTCGAACGCGTCGGCGTAGCGGGCGAGCAGCTCCTGGTGATCGGCGTCGAGGTCGCCGTCGAGGGCGGCGCCGTTGGCCGGCTGGGCGAGCTCCTGCTCGGCGAGCGTGGCACGGGCGCGCTGCAGCGCGCTGTTGACCGACGCCACCGTGGTGCCGAGCAGCTCGGCCACCTCGGACGCCTTCCACTGCAGCACCTCGCGCAGGATCAGCACCGCTCGCTGGCGGGCGGGCAGGTGCTGCAGGGCGGCCACGAACGCGAGGCGCACCGACTCCTTGGCCACCGCGAGCTCCGCGGGGTCGGATGCGGTGGGCAGCACCCGTGAGTCGGGGATCGGCTCCAGCCAGGAGATCTCCGGCTTGGGGGTGGGCCTCGGCCCGTCGGCCGAGGCGGCCTCGCCGAAGTCCATCGGCGTGGCCCGGCGCTGGCGGCTGTCGAGCATCGTCAGGCAGACGTTTGTGGCGATCTTGTACAGCCACGAGCGCACCGACGAGCGGCCCTCGAACCGGTCATAGGAGCGCCACGCCCGGACCATGGTGTCCTGCACCGCGTCCTCGGCGTCGGCCGACGAGCCGAGCATCCGATAGCAGTAGGCCGTGAGCTCCACGCGGTACTGCTCCCACGTGTCGGGCGGCGCATCGGCGGTGACGGTCATGGCTTCCCCTCTCTCGCGCGAGGAAGCCTAGAGCCGGGGGCCGACAAAACCGAGCGAGGAGCGGAAGCTGACGAGAATTCCGCGGTCAGACCGGGCGCCTGCGCACCTGCTTGTCCCGGCCGGCGAGCATCCCGGCAGTGCCCTGCACCGCCAGCAGCGCGATCAGCAGCAGGAGCGGGACGGTCCACCCGCCGGTGACGTCGCGCAGTGCGCCCACCGCGAACGGCCCGGCCGCCGCGAGGACGTAACCCACGCTCTGCGACATCCCGGACAGCTGGGCCGCGTGCATCGCGTCCGGCGCACGCACCGCGACGAGGGTGAGCGCGAGGCCGAGCGCCGCGCTCTGCGCGGCACCCAGGAGGATCACGGCCACCGGCTCGACGCCGAGCGGCGCGACGACGCCCACCAACCCGACCGCGGCCACGGTCGTGATGCCGAACGCGAGCCCGCGCTGGCGGCGTCCTCGCATGGCGAGCACCGGGGCCATGGTGGCGCCGGCGATGCCGGCCACGGTCGACAGCGAGAGCAACCAGCCCGCCACCACGGGGTCGTAGCCCCGCTCGACGAGCATCGCCGGCAGCCAGGCCGTCACCGCGAAGTAGCCGAGCGACTGCAGCCCCATGTAGATGGTGACCTGCCAGGCGATCGCGTCGCGCCAGAGCCCGCCGACCCGCTGGCTGCTCAGGCGGGCGGGTCGCCCGGCCCGGCGCACGTGCGGCAGCCAGCACAG
This window harbors:
- a CDS encoding alpha/beta fold hydrolase produces the protein MVITRDLRLPDGRDLRIHDTGDGGTALVWHHGTPQTGALYEPLLGLARERGIRLVSYARPGYGGSTPQPGRAVGSAGPDMAQAADVLGIERFAVMGSSSGGSHALACAALLPDRVTAVVGFAAIAPFDGDDSWFDGMVDDSALRAATAGRDARMRHAEQSEFDPATFTDADFAALAGTWAAMGVDAGTADRAGPDGQVDDDVALVNPWGADLAAVDAAVLLVQGEQDRVAPLTHALQLTRELPQSELWLRPDDGHISVLDACPQAMDWLLQVTR
- a CDS encoding CynX/NimT family MFS transporter; amino-acid sequence: MSVNAAARPARPVPAAAWWIGVAIVLVAANLRPAVVGVAPMLSQIQAEERLSATAAGILTALPVLCFGLIAPLAPPLARRIGIERALLTALGLLIVGFLVRSSGPLAALYAGTVLLGSAIAIGNVLLPSLIKRDFAHRTGMMTGLYTMAIAGGGALAAGVTMPVAQAAGLGWNGALAIWALFALVALLCWLPHVRRAGRPARLSSQRVGGLWRDAIAWQVTIYMGLQSLGYFAVTAWLPAMLVERGYDPVVAGWLLSLSTVAGIAGATMAPVLAMRGRRQRGLAFGITTVAAVGLVGVVAPLGVEPVAVILLGAAQSAALGLALTLVAVRAPDAMHAAQLSGMSQSVGYVLAAAGPFAVGALRDVTGGWTVPLLLLIALLAVQGTAGMLAGRDKQVRRRPV
- a CDS encoding sigma-70 family RNA polymerase sigma factor; this translates as MTVTADAPPDTWEQYRVELTAYCYRMLGSSADAEDAVQDTMVRAWRSYDRFEGRSSVRSWLYKIATNVCLTMLDSRQRRATPMDFGEAASADGPRPTPKPEISWLEPIPDSRVLPTASDPAELAVAKESVRLAFVAALQHLPARQRAVLILREVLQWKASEVAELLGTTVASVNSALQRARATLAEQELAQPANGAALDGDLDADHQELLARYADAFERYDVGALVHLLHEDAILNMPPFDIWLQGVEEIQKWWVGPGAPCRGSKLQPITANGMQGFAQWRPNPEGDGYYAWALQVLAIRDGRISGYTSFLDVDTLFPMWDLPLRLDRDGQPVAA